Proteins encoded in a region of the Augochlora pura isolate Apur16 chromosome 4, APUR_v2.2.1, whole genome shotgun sequence genome:
- the LOC144468378 gene encoding uncharacterized protein LOC144468378 isoform X1: MGNNGSNSRNERAAASGRSSGLPIPEGSRGWSQSFPRELARLNRSQAVAAAARKVLPEPPNQRLRATDNGSIIQNGGTISGRRAPTFASSRDLAKRERDRDGPFRGRSTSASRVPEPRSTRIERACCRYQVDACRRRFNAAPSDLKRFGSEPDLRYAPEAPDRSSFENPVGGQDDRSTGNRRRTDRDCKDRGESRYKARKKYKAPAPPTASIEFGNDPISISTSTSTSTSVSTPFDRPRDVEARYRHERNVQPPPRRSRLFKTRAETKKARVGWQLSSLDGHIRRHGERELVSGQPLRHLSNADADGGVDANAANAVDASTSADVDADADANVDRQQKRPRANRFDGKNTLRRSVSSPEFQAELIQAARRVRDKLASATGSAITLDQPASIGVEPRSLDRRCELSDRPLIEIQNDSGHVSQHAKTAARSRAADEYARRTVEDHGKLGKPFARSNLVEPAIVDGGRTTSRRRSNDTENRAANRDVVCDERVTVDWNEPDRPVSPRLTKDGAEVRGWIPETIEQTVKARRLELRDKENSVPDAADKADKADKADKAEKVGKVVHKQDPNCTEERGDREYDRPYAQSAPKTFYFGMNELLVSSDEPRHRLDHEKREKREKREKRERRTELPDREDCSRSSMDTADDTDDASGRNVVADDISLKLRPTLPKKQLEIPRFSPSAAWRLLSALETPGPGTSTASEEMPAMFEERIERLARPPPPPPPPPPPPPPMLALGPRSSHDKSGDSGISGDAGAGNEDSFDANTINRAKTCTTRPAWTPQQDLGDDESSSDAGVDSPSPLPLPLSLPTPFNNYRPRACVFSLSLPREDPRSNPSLSESRTREQISAFNSLKKLKRSMSGAFGIGGHELRKKHSHDVLDDNWFLSTSAPTSLQHGQSIAVETARFSASSCCWKSISITRDREEKLVDAKNRRETDANGSGVVNVRDHDDDDIDDVDDDDDDDDVDYDDDDVDDDDDDDEGEHEDEDEDEDDGEEEEVEEPLKKTGRNVEKEAELEMYATDFPVTLISPSFSYLAPSGRVMYLPETDEAKRPTSGRTSVVEREDRDVHEGDCSRQAVEQAYPSHRCSPSKRRPRTTAGLVNHSAVGESKQTRNRDDSRAATAREPSSTPKEAKPQGKTGSKGRRFTFQSTVRQIERRRLAEKLSREAEAKERQRKGELEAMQKVEEEFQRKRAKEKANIRQQLRLFKEMEENFNNLASTAEWDSSQVRRPDPDGAPSSTASSPTWQPSSCQPNRQSPGSRNVAQTAIKKRSERSNNNNNNNEFRRKRDSGSGSSCDSKQRRGDPFAGYRPNYYDWAPDASSHLETKQTTVHPKVVCDIPKSSPAFVDRNVQSGKLPTTISESTPRSDNYRKDFAHGALIVKSSFASSDSELSQPNTRPYSRETGAKTQSHRSRSASRERSEDAATSEEDTPVEPAKRPRNPLHDFAISGLRPFTRSRSYRPISFDPRPTPSVPS, translated from the exons ATGGGCAACAACGGGAGCAACTCGCGGAACGAACGGGCGGCAGCATCCGGTCGATCGAGCGGCCTCCCGATTCCGGAGGGGAGCCGCGGATGGTCCCAATCGTTTCCACGAGAGCTGGCTAGGTTGAATCGGTCTCAAGCGGTCGCCGCGGCGGCCCGAAAGGTTCTGCCCGAGCCACCGAATCAGAGATTACGCGCAACCGACAACGGCAGCATTATCCAGAACGGCGGGACCATAAGCGGCCGCAGAGCACCCACGTTCGCTTCGTCGCGCGATCTCGCCAAG CGCGAGCGCGACCGCGATGGACCGTTTCGCGGCAGAAGCACATCGGCGTCGCGCGTTCCGGAGCCTCGATCGACGAGGATCGAACGAGCATGCTGCCGCTACCAGGTCGACGCCTGTCGCCGACGTTTCAACGCCGCGCCATCCGACTTGAAGAGATTCGGAAGCGAGCCCGATCTGCGATACGCGCCCGAGGCCCCAGACCGATCGAGCTTCGAGAACCCTGTCGGTGGACAAGATGACCGATCGACCGGCAATCGTCGACGGACCGACAGAGATTGCAAGGATCGCGGTGAGAGTCGATACAAGGCCCGGAAAAAGTACAAAGCTCCGGCGCCACCCACCGCTTCGATCGAGTTCGGCAACGATCCGATCTCGATCTCGACCTCGACTTCGACCTCGACCTCCGTCTCGACTCCGTTCGATCGTCCGCGAGACGTCGAGGCTCGGTATCGCCACGAGCGGAACGTTCAGCCACCGCCGAGGAGGTCCCGCCTTTTCAAAACTCGGGCGGAAACCAAGAAGGCGCGAGTCGGTTGGCAACTGTCCAGCTTGGACGGCCATATTCGACGACACGGGGAACGCGAACTTGTATCGGGTCAACCGCTTCGTCACCTTTCCAACGCGGACGCTGACGGCGGCGTCGACGCGAACGCCGCCAACGCCGTTGACGCCAGCACCAGCGCCGACGtcgacgcggacgcggacgctAATGTCGACCGACAACAAAAGCGACCACGAGCGAATCGATTCGATGGAAAGAACACGCTCCGAAGAAGCGTTAGCAGTCCAGAGTTTCAGGCCGAGCTGATTCAAGCAGCCAGAAGAGTTCGCGACAAACTCGCGAGCGCCACTGGATCCGCCATTACTCTAGATCAACCCGCGTCGATCGGCGTCGAGCCACGATCGTTGGATCGTCGCTGCGAACTTTCCGATCGGCCTCTGATCGAGATCCAGAACGACAGCGGGCACGTTTCGCAGCACGCGAAAACAGCCGCGCGGTCTCGAGCAGCCGACGAATATGCCCGGAGAACCGTGGAGGACCACGGAAAATTGGGGAAACCGTTCGCCCGCTCGAATCTCGTCGAGCCGGCGATCGTCGACGGTGGTCGAACGACTAGCCgtcgtcgatcgaacgataCGGAAAATCGCGCGGCGAATCGCGATGTCGTTTGCGACGAACGAGTCACGGTCGATTGGAACGAGCCCGATCGACCGGTGTCGCCGCGGTTAACGAAAGATGGGGCCGAGGTCCGAGGATGGATTCCGGAGACAATCGAGCAAACGGTCAAGGCCCGCCGACTGGAACTCCGGGACAAGGAAAACTCGGTTCCTGACGCGGCCGATAAGGCCGATAAGGCCGATAAGGCCGATAAGGCCGAAAAGGTCGGCAAGGTTGTCCACAAGCAGGATCCGAATTGTACCGAGGAACGCGGAGATCGGGAATACGATCGACC ATACGCGCAGTCAGCACCGAAAACCTTCTACTTTGGTATGAACGAACTGTTGGTGTCGTCGGACGAACCGCGGCATCGGCTGGACCACGAGAAGCGGGAGAAGCGAGAGAAGCGGGAGAAACGGGAGAGACGGACCGAGTTGCCAGATCGAGAAGATTGTAGTAGATCCTCCATGGACACGGCCGACGACACGGACGACGCATCC GGGCGCAACGTCGTCGCGGATGACATCTCGTTGAAGTTGCGGCCTACTCTGCCGAAAAAGCAGCTGGAGATTCCGCGGTTCTCGCCGTCCGCCGCTTGGAGGCTGCTCTCCGCGCTGGAGACGCCGGGACCCGGCACGAGCACGGCCAGCGAAGAGATGCCG GCGATGTTCGAGGAAAGGATCGAGCGACTCGCGAGgccgcctccgccgccgccgccgccaccaccgccaccgcctCCGATGCTTGCGCTCGGTCCTCGCAGCTCGCACGACAAGTCCGGCGATTCCGGGATATCCGGGGACGCGGGAGCAGGCAACGAGGATTCGTTCGACGCGAACACGATCAACCGAGCGAAAACGTGCACGACGAGGCCAGCGTGGACGCCGCAGCAGGACCTGGGCGACGACGAGTCGAGCAGCGACGCGGGCGTCGACTCGCCTTCGCCGTTGCCTTTGCCGCTGTCCTTGCCCACACCGTTCAACAACTATCGTCCTCGAGCCTGCGTattctcgctctctctgccTCGCGAGGACCCCAGGTCGAATCCGAGCTTGTCCGAATCGAGAACGCGGGAACAGATCTCGGCTTTCAACTCGCTGAAAAAGCTGAAGAGATCGATGTCGGGAGCGTTCGGAATCGGCGGGCACGAGCTTCGAAAGAAGCACTCGCACGACGTCCTCGACGACAACTGGTTCTTATCGACCAGCGCGCCGACCTCGTTGCAGCACGGGCAGTCGATCGCCGTCGAGACCGCGCGATTCTCCGCTTCCTCGTGCTGTTGGAAATCGATCTCGATAACTCGCGACCGAGAGGAGAAACTCGTCGATGCGAAGAACCGTCGCGAGACCGACGCCAATGGCAGCGGCGTTGTCAACGTTCGcgaccacgacgacgacgacatcGACGATGttgatgacgatgacgatgacgacgatgTCGattacgacgacgacgacgtcgacgacgacgacgacgacgacgaaggcGAACACGAGGACGAAGACGAGGACGAGGATGACGGCGAGGAGGAAGAGGTCGAAGAGCCGTTGAAAAAGACGGGCAGGAACGTGGAAAAGGAGGCAGAGCTCGAAATGTACGCGACCGACTTTCCCGTCACGTTGATATCTCCGTCTTTCTCCTACTTGGCTCCGAGCGGACGCGTGATGTATCTGCCGGAAACGGACGAGGCGAAACGGCCGACCTCGGGACGGACCAGCGTCGTGGAGCGCGAGGACAGGGACGTTCACGAGGGAGATTGCTCGAGACAGGCCGTGGAACAAGCGTACCCCAGTCACCGTTGCAGTCCGTCGAAGCGACGGCCGAGGACGACGGCCGGGCTCGTGAATCATTCCGCCGTCGGCGAGTCGAAGCAGACGCGAAATCGAGACGATTCTCGAGCCGCCACCGCTCGGGAACCGTCCTCGACGCCCAAAGAGGCGAAACCGCAAGGGAAGACCGGCTCGAAGGGCAGACGATTCACTTTCCAGTCGACGGTCAGACAGATCGAGAGGCGCCGGCTGGCCGAGAAACTGTCACGGGAGGCCGAGGCGAAGGAACGCCAGAGGAAGGGTGAGCTGGAAGCCATGCAGAAAGTGGAGGAGGAGTTTCAGCGGAAACGCGCGAAAGAGAAGGCGAACATTAGACAACAGTTGCGTCTGTTCAAGGAAATGGAGGAAAATTTCAA CAACCTGGCGAGCACCGCCGAATGGGACAGCTCGCAGGTGCGTCGGCCAGACCCGGACGGCGCGCCTTCTTCCACCGCCTCTTCGCCCACTTGGCAGCCTTCGAGCTGTCAACCGAACCGGCAGTCACCCGGAAGTCGCAACGTAGCGCAAACCGCGATAAAGAAGCGTTCCGAAAgaagcaacaacaacaacaacaacaacgagtTCCGTCGCAAGAGAGATTCGGGCTCTGGGTCCAGTTGCGACTCGAAACAGCGACGCGGCGACCCGTTTGCCGGCTACCGACCAAACTACTACGACTGGGCACCGGACGCGTCGTCGCATCTCGAAACCAAACAGACTACCGTTCATCCCAAGGTCGTTTGCGACATCCCAAAAAGTTCTCCCGCTTTCGTTGATCGAAACGTCCAATCCGGCAAGCTCCCGACGACAATTTCCGAGTCCACTCCCAGATCCGACAATTACAG GAAGGATTTCGCGCACGGCGCACTTATAGTAAAGTCGTCTTTCGCCAGCAGCGACAGCGAACTCTCCCAGCCAAATACGAGACCGTACTCCAGAGAGACTGGAGCGAAGACGCAATCCCATCGATCTAG GTCGGCTAGTCGGGAGCGAAGCGAAGATGCGGCCACCTCGGAAGAGGACACTCCGGTGGAGCCGGCGAAACGACCGAGGAACCCTCTTCACGATTTTGCGATAAGCGGGCTGCGACCTTTTACGAGGAGCAGGAGTTATCGGCCCATTTCCTTCGATCCCCGCCCAACTCCGTCTGTTCCGAGTTAG
- the LOC144468378 gene encoding uncharacterized protein LOC144468378 isoform X2 yields the protein MGNNGSNSRNERAAASGRSSGLPIPEGSRGWSQSFPRELARLNRSQAVAAAARKVLPEPPNQRLRATDNGSIIQNGGTISGRRAPTFASSRDLAKRERDRDGPFRGRSTSASRVPEPRSTRIERACCRYQVDACRRRFNAAPSDLKRFGSEPDLRYAPEAPDRSSFENPVGGQDDRSTGNRRRTDRDCKDRGESRYKARKKYKAPAPPTASIEFGNDPISISTSTSTSTSVSTPFDRPRDVEARYRHERNVQPPPRRSRLFKTRAETKKARVGWQLSSLDGHIRRHGERELVSGQPLRHLSNADADGGVDANAANAVDASTSADVDADADANVDRQQKRPRANRFDGKNTLRRSVSSPEFQAELIQAARRVRDKLASATGSAITLDQPASIGVEPRSLDRRCELSDRPLIEIQNDSGHVSQHAKTAARSRAADEYARRTVEDHGKLGKPFARSNLVEPAIVDGGRTTSRRRSNDTENRAANRDVVCDERVTVDWNEPDRPVSPRLTKDGAEVRGWIPETIEQTVKARRLELRDKENSVPDAADKADKADKADKAEKVGKVVHKQDPNCTEERGDREYDRPYAQSAPKTFYFGMNELLVSSDEPRHRLDHEKREKREKREKRERRTELPDREDCSRSSMDTADDTDDASGRNVVADDISLKLRPTLPKKQLEIPRFSPSAAWRLLSALETPGPGTSTASEEMPAMFEERIERLARPPPPPPPPPPPPPPMLALGPRSSHDKSGDSGISGDAGAGNEDSFDANTINRAKTCTTRPAWTPQQDLGDDESSSDAGVDSPSPLPLPLSLPTPFNNYRPRACVFSLSLPREDPRSNPSLSESRTREQISAFNSLKKLKRSMSGAFGIGGHELRKKHSHDVLDDNWFLSTSAPTSLQHGQSIAVETARFSASSCCWKSISITRDREEKLVDAKNRRETDANGSGVVNVRDHDDDDIDDVDDDDDDDDVDYDDDDVDDDDDDDEGEHEDEDEDEDDGEEEEVEEPLKKTGRNVEKEAELEMYATDFPVTLISPSFSYLAPSGRVMYLPETDEAKRPTSGRTSVVEREDRDVHEGDCSRQAVEQAYPSHRCSPSKRRPRTTAGLVNHSAVGESKQTRNRDDSRAATAREPSSTPKEAKPQGKTGSKGRRFTFQSTVRQIERRRLAEKLSREAEAKERQRKGELEAMQKVEEEFQRKRAKEKANIRQQLRLFKEMEENFNNLASTAEWDSSQVRRPDPDGAPSSTASSPTWQPSSCQPNRQSPGSRNVAQTAIKKRSERSNNNNNNNEFRRKRDSGSGSSCDSKQRRGDPFAGYRPNYYDWAPDASSHLETKQTTVHPKVVCDIPKSSPAFVDRNVQSGKLPTTISESTPRSDNYSDSELSQPNTRPYSRETGAKTQSHRSRSASRERSEDAATSEEDTPVEPAKRPRNPLHDFAISGLRPFTRSRSYRPISFDPRPTPSVPS from the exons ATGGGCAACAACGGGAGCAACTCGCGGAACGAACGGGCGGCAGCATCCGGTCGATCGAGCGGCCTCCCGATTCCGGAGGGGAGCCGCGGATGGTCCCAATCGTTTCCACGAGAGCTGGCTAGGTTGAATCGGTCTCAAGCGGTCGCCGCGGCGGCCCGAAAGGTTCTGCCCGAGCCACCGAATCAGAGATTACGCGCAACCGACAACGGCAGCATTATCCAGAACGGCGGGACCATAAGCGGCCGCAGAGCACCCACGTTCGCTTCGTCGCGCGATCTCGCCAAG CGCGAGCGCGACCGCGATGGACCGTTTCGCGGCAGAAGCACATCGGCGTCGCGCGTTCCGGAGCCTCGATCGACGAGGATCGAACGAGCATGCTGCCGCTACCAGGTCGACGCCTGTCGCCGACGTTTCAACGCCGCGCCATCCGACTTGAAGAGATTCGGAAGCGAGCCCGATCTGCGATACGCGCCCGAGGCCCCAGACCGATCGAGCTTCGAGAACCCTGTCGGTGGACAAGATGACCGATCGACCGGCAATCGTCGACGGACCGACAGAGATTGCAAGGATCGCGGTGAGAGTCGATACAAGGCCCGGAAAAAGTACAAAGCTCCGGCGCCACCCACCGCTTCGATCGAGTTCGGCAACGATCCGATCTCGATCTCGACCTCGACTTCGACCTCGACCTCCGTCTCGACTCCGTTCGATCGTCCGCGAGACGTCGAGGCTCGGTATCGCCACGAGCGGAACGTTCAGCCACCGCCGAGGAGGTCCCGCCTTTTCAAAACTCGGGCGGAAACCAAGAAGGCGCGAGTCGGTTGGCAACTGTCCAGCTTGGACGGCCATATTCGACGACACGGGGAACGCGAACTTGTATCGGGTCAACCGCTTCGTCACCTTTCCAACGCGGACGCTGACGGCGGCGTCGACGCGAACGCCGCCAACGCCGTTGACGCCAGCACCAGCGCCGACGtcgacgcggacgcggacgctAATGTCGACCGACAACAAAAGCGACCACGAGCGAATCGATTCGATGGAAAGAACACGCTCCGAAGAAGCGTTAGCAGTCCAGAGTTTCAGGCCGAGCTGATTCAAGCAGCCAGAAGAGTTCGCGACAAACTCGCGAGCGCCACTGGATCCGCCATTACTCTAGATCAACCCGCGTCGATCGGCGTCGAGCCACGATCGTTGGATCGTCGCTGCGAACTTTCCGATCGGCCTCTGATCGAGATCCAGAACGACAGCGGGCACGTTTCGCAGCACGCGAAAACAGCCGCGCGGTCTCGAGCAGCCGACGAATATGCCCGGAGAACCGTGGAGGACCACGGAAAATTGGGGAAACCGTTCGCCCGCTCGAATCTCGTCGAGCCGGCGATCGTCGACGGTGGTCGAACGACTAGCCgtcgtcgatcgaacgataCGGAAAATCGCGCGGCGAATCGCGATGTCGTTTGCGACGAACGAGTCACGGTCGATTGGAACGAGCCCGATCGACCGGTGTCGCCGCGGTTAACGAAAGATGGGGCCGAGGTCCGAGGATGGATTCCGGAGACAATCGAGCAAACGGTCAAGGCCCGCCGACTGGAACTCCGGGACAAGGAAAACTCGGTTCCTGACGCGGCCGATAAGGCCGATAAGGCCGATAAGGCCGATAAGGCCGAAAAGGTCGGCAAGGTTGTCCACAAGCAGGATCCGAATTGTACCGAGGAACGCGGAGATCGGGAATACGATCGACC ATACGCGCAGTCAGCACCGAAAACCTTCTACTTTGGTATGAACGAACTGTTGGTGTCGTCGGACGAACCGCGGCATCGGCTGGACCACGAGAAGCGGGAGAAGCGAGAGAAGCGGGAGAAACGGGAGAGACGGACCGAGTTGCCAGATCGAGAAGATTGTAGTAGATCCTCCATGGACACGGCCGACGACACGGACGACGCATCC GGGCGCAACGTCGTCGCGGATGACATCTCGTTGAAGTTGCGGCCTACTCTGCCGAAAAAGCAGCTGGAGATTCCGCGGTTCTCGCCGTCCGCCGCTTGGAGGCTGCTCTCCGCGCTGGAGACGCCGGGACCCGGCACGAGCACGGCCAGCGAAGAGATGCCG GCGATGTTCGAGGAAAGGATCGAGCGACTCGCGAGgccgcctccgccgccgccgccgccaccaccgccaccgcctCCGATGCTTGCGCTCGGTCCTCGCAGCTCGCACGACAAGTCCGGCGATTCCGGGATATCCGGGGACGCGGGAGCAGGCAACGAGGATTCGTTCGACGCGAACACGATCAACCGAGCGAAAACGTGCACGACGAGGCCAGCGTGGACGCCGCAGCAGGACCTGGGCGACGACGAGTCGAGCAGCGACGCGGGCGTCGACTCGCCTTCGCCGTTGCCTTTGCCGCTGTCCTTGCCCACACCGTTCAACAACTATCGTCCTCGAGCCTGCGTattctcgctctctctgccTCGCGAGGACCCCAGGTCGAATCCGAGCTTGTCCGAATCGAGAACGCGGGAACAGATCTCGGCTTTCAACTCGCTGAAAAAGCTGAAGAGATCGATGTCGGGAGCGTTCGGAATCGGCGGGCACGAGCTTCGAAAGAAGCACTCGCACGACGTCCTCGACGACAACTGGTTCTTATCGACCAGCGCGCCGACCTCGTTGCAGCACGGGCAGTCGATCGCCGTCGAGACCGCGCGATTCTCCGCTTCCTCGTGCTGTTGGAAATCGATCTCGATAACTCGCGACCGAGAGGAGAAACTCGTCGATGCGAAGAACCGTCGCGAGACCGACGCCAATGGCAGCGGCGTTGTCAACGTTCGcgaccacgacgacgacgacatcGACGATGttgatgacgatgacgatgacgacgatgTCGattacgacgacgacgacgtcgacgacgacgacgacgacgacgaaggcGAACACGAGGACGAAGACGAGGACGAGGATGACGGCGAGGAGGAAGAGGTCGAAGAGCCGTTGAAAAAGACGGGCAGGAACGTGGAAAAGGAGGCAGAGCTCGAAATGTACGCGACCGACTTTCCCGTCACGTTGATATCTCCGTCTTTCTCCTACTTGGCTCCGAGCGGACGCGTGATGTATCTGCCGGAAACGGACGAGGCGAAACGGCCGACCTCGGGACGGACCAGCGTCGTGGAGCGCGAGGACAGGGACGTTCACGAGGGAGATTGCTCGAGACAGGCCGTGGAACAAGCGTACCCCAGTCACCGTTGCAGTCCGTCGAAGCGACGGCCGAGGACGACGGCCGGGCTCGTGAATCATTCCGCCGTCGGCGAGTCGAAGCAGACGCGAAATCGAGACGATTCTCGAGCCGCCACCGCTCGGGAACCGTCCTCGACGCCCAAAGAGGCGAAACCGCAAGGGAAGACCGGCTCGAAGGGCAGACGATTCACTTTCCAGTCGACGGTCAGACAGATCGAGAGGCGCCGGCTGGCCGAGAAACTGTCACGGGAGGCCGAGGCGAAGGAACGCCAGAGGAAGGGTGAGCTGGAAGCCATGCAGAAAGTGGAGGAGGAGTTTCAGCGGAAACGCGCGAAAGAGAAGGCGAACATTAGACAACAGTTGCGTCTGTTCAAGGAAATGGAGGAAAATTTCAA CAACCTGGCGAGCACCGCCGAATGGGACAGCTCGCAGGTGCGTCGGCCAGACCCGGACGGCGCGCCTTCTTCCACCGCCTCTTCGCCCACTTGGCAGCCTTCGAGCTGTCAACCGAACCGGCAGTCACCCGGAAGTCGCAACGTAGCGCAAACCGCGATAAAGAAGCGTTCCGAAAgaagcaacaacaacaacaacaacaacgagtTCCGTCGCAAGAGAGATTCGGGCTCTGGGTCCAGTTGCGACTCGAAACAGCGACGCGGCGACCCGTTTGCCGGCTACCGACCAAACTACTACGACTGGGCACCGGACGCGTCGTCGCATCTCGAAACCAAACAGACTACCGTTCATCCCAAGGTCGTTTGCGACATCCCAAAAAGTTCTCCCGCTTTCGTTGATCGAAACGTCCAATCCGGCAAGCTCCCGACGACAATTTCCGAGTCCACTCCCAGATCCGACAATTACAG CGACAGCGAACTCTCCCAGCCAAATACGAGACCGTACTCCAGAGAGACTGGAGCGAAGACGCAATCCCATCGATCTAG GTCGGCTAGTCGGGAGCGAAGCGAAGATGCGGCCACCTCGGAAGAGGACACTCCGGTGGAGCCGGCGAAACGACCGAGGAACCCTCTTCACGATTTTGCGATAAGCGGGCTGCGACCTTTTACGAGGAGCAGGAGTTATCGGCCCATTTCCTTCGATCCCCGCCCAACTCCGTCTGTTCCGAGTTAG